The Paenibacillus sp. MBLB1832 genome has a window encoding:
- a CDS encoding Gfo/Idh/MocA family protein gives MLRIGLVGLGFMGRTHLENYVRLEAEGVAIQVVALCDIDPVKLEGNAVAGNIDTGASSIDFSKYKKYTDVEEMIEKEQLDFVDLALPTYLHRDISVQCLNAGLHVLCEKPMALNAEECQDMIAAAEANGKQLMIGQCLRFWPAYVYLKEVVENGTYGQATGGYFYRGGGTPTWGPWLLEKEKSGGALLDMHVHDIDMVNWLFGKPESVSCLARNVVPGSGYDMVSANYKYSDGKVVNAQADWTLQGDFGFDMQFRVNFQGGNLVFNSDGLKVNPNDSAGFKPELSPEMGYYLELKYFIETLLAGGTIVTAAPLSTKDSIEIAVAEIASADGQGAWVQVK, from the coding sequence ATGCTAAGAATCGGACTCGTCGGTTTAGGATTCATGGGTAGAACGCATTTGGAGAACTACGTACGCTTGGAAGCAGAGGGAGTTGCGATTCAGGTAGTAGCTCTATGCGATATTGATCCTGTGAAGCTCGAAGGTAATGCTGTAGCAGGTAACATTGACACGGGTGCTTCTAGCATTGATTTCAGCAAGTATAAGAAATATACGGATGTCGAAGAAATGATTGAGAAAGAGCAGCTAGATTTCGTAGACTTAGCCCTGCCGACATATCTGCACCGTGATATCTCTGTTCAATGTTTGAATGCAGGACTTCATGTGCTATGTGAGAAGCCGATGGCGTTGAATGCGGAAGAGTGCCAAGATATGATTGCGGCGGCTGAGGCGAACGGGAAACAATTGATGATTGGTCAATGTCTTCGTTTCTGGCCAGCCTATGTGTACCTGAAAGAAGTCGTGGAAAACGGAACTTATGGTCAAGCAACTGGCGGTTACTTCTACCGCGGCGGTGGGACGCCAACTTGGGGACCATGGCTGCTTGAGAAGGAGAAGAGCGGCGGTGCGCTGCTAGATATGCACGTTCATGATATCGACATGGTGAACTGGCTGTTCGGCAAACCAGAATCCGTATCCTGCTTGGCGCGCAATGTGGTTCCAGGCAGCGGTTACGATATGGTTTCTGCGAACTATAAGTACAGTGACGGCAAAGTTGTCAATGCACAAGCAGATTGGACGCTTCAAGGCGACTTCGGTTTTGATATGCAGTTCCGTGTTAATTTTCAAGGCGGCAACTTGGTATTTAACAGTGACGGCTTGAAAGTAAACCCGAACGACAGCGCAGGCTTCAAGCCAGAGTTGTCGCCAGAAATGGGCTATTATTTAGAGTTAAAATATTTCATCGAAACGTTGCTTGCGGGCGGTACGATTGTGACTGCAGCGCCATTGAGCACAAAGGATAGCATTGAAATTGCTGTGGCCGAGATCGCTTCAGCGGATGGGCAAGGGGCTTG
- a CDS encoding sugar phosphate isomerase/epimerase family protein — protein MKKGINIWSFPGGTTVEDAIVLAKKAGFDGIELALNERGHLSLESSESEIRSYRQLADEVGIEISSLATGLFWSYSLTSSQPQTRQKAKDIVKKQLEFAAILGVDTILVVPGAVGVDFIPDSEVVPYDQAYDYSLAAITELSKVAEELKVSIGIENVWNKFLLSPLEMRDFIDKVNSPYVGAYFDVGNVIFSGYPEHWIAILNHRIKKVHFKDYRRAAGGLHGFVDLLAGDVNFPEVVKGLQAIGYQDYVIAEMIPGYTHHGNQIINNTSGAMDAILGRK, from the coding sequence ATGAAAAAAGGGATCAATATTTGGTCATTTCCAGGTGGTACTACAGTTGAAGACGCAATCGTTTTAGCGAAAAAAGCAGGTTTTGACGGCATTGAACTCGCTTTGAATGAAAGGGGGCATTTAAGCCTCGAAAGCTCGGAAAGCGAAATCCGCAGTTACCGTCAGCTTGCAGATGAAGTTGGTATCGAAATCAGCTCACTGGCAACAGGTTTGTTCTGGTCCTACTCCTTGACGAGTAGTCAACCGCAAACGCGTCAAAAAGCGAAAGATATCGTGAAGAAACAGCTTGAATTTGCAGCCATACTTGGCGTGGATACAATTCTGGTCGTTCCAGGTGCAGTTGGTGTGGATTTCATTCCAGATTCCGAAGTGGTACCTTATGACCAGGCTTATGACTATTCCTTGGCGGCGATTACAGAGCTTTCCAAGGTTGCGGAAGAGCTGAAAGTTTCCATCGGAATCGAGAATGTGTGGAACAAATTTTTACTATCACCGCTGGAAATGCGGGATTTCATTGATAAAGTAAATTCGCCGTACGTTGGGGCGTATTTCGATGTAGGCAACGTGATTTTCTCAGGATACCCGGAGCATTGGATTGCTATTTTGAATCATCGTATCAAAAAAGTACATTTCAAAGATTATCGCCGCGCGGCAGGCGGTTTGCATGGTTTCGTCGATCTTCTTGCTGGCGATGTGAACTTTCCGGAAGTGGTAAAAGGTCTGCAAGCCATCGGGTATCAAGACTATGTGATCGCTGAAATGATTCCTGGATACACCCATCATGGTAATCAAATTATTAATAACACATCTGGTGCTATGGATGCTATTCTGGGGAGGAAGTAA
- a CDS encoding AraC family transcriptional regulator, with translation MEFPRIYLQESLSIGHLISFHYFEYAKGFVFDGEQHDFWEILYVDKGEVEVRADDVVHVLQQGNMIFHKPEEFHTVHVSHAHKPPNLIVIAFACESTAMSKLANKVVSLSDRERNMLSMLTQEGFNAFLPPFDSPSEHQLERNPEAPFASEQLIKSYLEMLLITLIRKQEAGAQPETQKFKQSSLQKEKAESLKVQQIITYLNDHLADSFTLDHLCQTFHLGKSRMKDLFQSQKGIGVMEAFKSLKIEQAKTYLREGNYNITEVANLLGYTSIHYFSRDFKKTVGMSPSDYAKSVKARVYS, from the coding sequence ATGGAATTCCCTCGCATTTATTTACAAGAATCCCTTTCAATCGGGCATCTGATTTCCTTTCACTATTTTGAATATGCCAAAGGCTTTGTATTCGACGGTGAGCAGCATGACTTCTGGGAAATTCTCTATGTGGACAAAGGTGAAGTCGAAGTGCGCGCCGATGATGTCGTCCATGTGTTGCAACAAGGGAATATGATCTTTCATAAACCTGAAGAGTTCCATACCGTGCATGTCAGTCATGCGCATAAACCGCCCAACCTCATCGTGATCGCTTTCGCGTGTGAGTCAACCGCCATGTCGAAGTTAGCGAATAAAGTAGTATCTCTCTCCGATCGCGAGCGCAATATGCTGTCTATGCTTACGCAGGAAGGGTTTAACGCTTTTCTCCCTCCCTTCGATTCCCCTTCAGAACATCAATTAGAACGAAATCCGGAAGCACCCTTTGCCAGTGAACAACTGATCAAATCCTATTTGGAAATGCTGCTCATCACATTAATCCGCAAGCAAGAGGCGGGTGCTCAGCCCGAAACGCAGAAATTTAAGCAATCCTCCTTGCAAAAGGAAAAGGCCGAGTCGCTGAAGGTTCAGCAAATCATCACCTATTTAAACGACCATCTTGCCGATTCCTTTACGCTCGATCATCTCTGCCAAACGTTTCATCTCGGCAAAAGCCGGATGAAAGATCTATTCCAATCCCAGAAAGGAATAGGCGTGATGGAAGCCTTCAAATCACTCAAAATTGAACAGGCTAAAACCTATCTGCGTGAAGGCAATTACAATATCACCGAAGTTGCAAATTTGCTCGGTTATACGAGTATTCATTATTTTTCACGGGATTTTAAGAAAACGGTTGGCATGTCGCCCTCGGATTATGCGAAATCGGTGAAAGCCAGAGTTTATAGCTAA
- the queC gene encoding 7-cyano-7-deazaguanine synthase QueC, whose product MKKRAVVILSGGLDSTTCMGLAQEAGYDLFPISFDYGQRHKIEIENAKQVAEHYGVSARHKIIKLDFLRDFGGSALTDDAIDVPDVMNGTAADASEIPVTYVPGRNLLFLSIATSYAEVTGSQAIYIGVNALDYSGYPDCRPEFIHKVEEVIALATKVGVEGKGITIETPLISWTKAQIIEEGLKIGVPYELTTSCYNGKAEACGVCDSCRLRLKGFEEAGSTDPIPYLT is encoded by the coding sequence ATGAAGAAAAGAGCTGTTGTCATCCTGAGCGGCGGTTTAGATAGCACGACATGTATGGGACTAGCCCAAGAAGCGGGATATGACTTATTCCCGATCTCATTCGACTACGGTCAACGTCACAAGATTGAAATAGAGAATGCCAAGCAGGTTGCTGAGCATTATGGCGTAAGCGCTCGCCACAAAATCATTAAATTGGATTTCCTGCGTGATTTTGGCGGAAGTGCGTTGACGGATGATGCGATTGATGTGCCTGATGTGATGAACGGAACCGCGGCGGATGCTTCTGAAATTCCAGTCACTTATGTACCTGGGCGCAATCTGCTTTTCCTTTCGATCGCAACCTCATATGCTGAAGTAACGGGCTCCCAAGCGATCTACATCGGTGTGAATGCTTTGGATTACAGCGGCTATCCGGACTGCCGTCCTGAATTTATTCATAAGGTTGAAGAAGTGATTGCGCTAGCGACGAAGGTTGGCGTTGAAGGGAAAGGCATTACAATTGAAACGCCATTAATTTCTTGGACGAAAGCACAGATCATTGAAGAAGGCTTGAAAATTGGCGTGCCTTACGAGCTGACAACGTCTTGTTACAATGGCAAAGCGGAAGCTTGCGGTGTGTGCGACTCCTGCCGACTGCGTTTGAAAGGCTTTGAAGAAGCAGGATCGACCGATCCGATACCTTATTTAACTTAA
- a CDS encoding 7-carboxy-7-deazaguanine synthase QueE, with product MRDIRIPMVEIFETVEGEGTRAGFPTIFVRLFGCNLRCTWCDTTYSYPPAEAENVMTIAEIISKVQTFRSRHICLTGGEPLLYGDKSLALIEALAALEQVDDLHIETNGAIDLAPFVAKITSPKVRYVMDFKLPDSGEMDQMIYSNFELLREQDELKFVIGSDHDFETAVRVLEQYPTKALPMFSPVWETMPPRKLVDLMLAAGLSKVKLNMQLHKIIWDPAMRGV from the coding sequence ATGCGCGATATTCGCATTCCCATGGTCGAGATTTTTGAGACGGTTGAAGGGGAAGGAACCCGTGCCGGGTTCCCGACGATCTTCGTCCGTCTTTTTGGTTGCAACCTGCGCTGCACGTGGTGTGACACCACGTACAGCTACCCGCCGGCGGAAGCCGAGAACGTCATGACCATTGCTGAAATTATCAGCAAAGTTCAGACGTTCCGCTCCCGGCATATTTGCCTGACAGGAGGCGAGCCGCTCCTGTACGGCGACAAGTCGCTCGCACTCATTGAAGCGCTCGCCGCACTTGAGCAGGTCGATGACTTGCACATCGAGACGAACGGGGCGATCGATCTGGCGCCGTTCGTAGCGAAAATCACATCACCCAAGGTGCGCTATGTGATGGATTTCAAGCTGCCGGATTCCGGTGAGATGGATCAGATGATCTACAGCAACTTCGAGCTGCTGCGCGAGCAGGATGAGTTGAAATTTGTGATCGGAAGCGACCACGACTTCGAGACGGCTGTTCGTGTACTGGAGCAATATCCGACAAAGGCATTGCCGATGTTCAGCCCCGTCTGGGAAACGATGCCGCCGCGCAAGCTGGTGGACTTGATGCTGGCAGCGGGCTTATCCAAGGTGAAGCTGAACATGCAGCTTCACAAAATCATTTGGGATCCAGCGATGCGAGGCGTTTAG
- the queD gene encoding 6-carboxytetrahydropterin synthase QueD → MSYEIPRDVQELGRDIQENQLKYHHKSVLVSKEFTFDSAHHLHCYEGKCKSLHGHTYKLQVIMRGKVDSRGIAIDFGDIKRITKERVIDRLDHKYLNDVLPPMNTTAENMVVWIYEEIHQALLDEKLYPAITLDEIRLWETPTSYAAITRAMMEEDV, encoded by the coding sequence ATGAGTTATGAAATCCCAAGAGATGTGCAAGAATTGGGGCGAGACATCCAAGAGAATCAATTGAAATATCACCATAAATCCGTTTTGGTTTCCAAAGAATTTACGTTTGACAGTGCGCATCATCTGCATTGTTATGAGGGAAAATGTAAAAGTCTACATGGCCACACGTACAAGCTGCAAGTGATTATGCGTGGAAAAGTGGATAGCCGAGGGATCGCGATCGATTTTGGAGATATCAAACGCATTACGAAAGAACGAGTGATTGATCGATTGGATCACAAATATTTGAACGACGTTCTGCCTCCGATGAATACAACAGCAGAGAACATGGTGGTATGGATCTACGAAGAGATCCACCAAGCACTGCTTGATGAAAAGCTGTATCCTGCGATTACTTTGGACGAGATTCGCCTGTGGGAAACGCCGACCAGTTATGCAGCCATCACGCGTGCGATGATGGAGGAGGACGTATAA
- a CDS encoding nitroreductase family protein, protein MSTQVQTAVLKVIEDRHSVKQYQAGHTIPKADLDQILTSASLAPSSWNLQHWKLLVIDDQAQKEKLLPIAYGQKQIVESSVVIAVLGDLEANKNAQAVFGPAVAGGFLPQAVMDSLVGQIEGAYQYPQVARDEAIRNGSLAAMNLMLAAKALGYDTCPMGGYDAGKFVEAFNVPSRYVPVMLIAVGLAASPARSAGRFSLDQITVSNSF, encoded by the coding sequence ATGAGTACACAAGTACAAACTGCGGTTTTGAAAGTCATCGAAGATCGTCATTCCGTTAAACAATACCAAGCAGGGCATACGATTCCGAAGGCTGATCTTGATCAGATCCTGACTTCCGCTTCCCTAGCGCCATCCTCATGGAATCTTCAACACTGGAAATTGCTTGTGATCGACGATCAAGCACAGAAAGAAAAATTGCTGCCAATCGCTTACGGTCAAAAGCAAATCGTGGAGAGTTCCGTCGTTATCGCTGTTCTTGGTGATCTTGAAGCGAACAAAAACGCGCAAGCTGTATTCGGCCCTGCTGTAGCAGGCGGCTTCTTGCCTCAAGCTGTAATGGATTCACTTGTAGGCCAAATCGAAGGCGCGTATCAATACCCGCAAGTTGCTCGTGATGAAGCGATCCGTAACGGTTCGTTAGCCGCGATGAATTTGATGCTTGCTGCGAAAGCACTTGGCTATGACACTTGCCCAATGGGCGGCTATGATGCTGGTAAATTCGTTGAAGCTTTCAACGTTCCTTCCCGATATGTTCCTGTTATGTTGATCGCAGTTGGTTTGGCTGCTTCGCCAGCTCGTTCTGCAGGCCGTTTCTCCCTTGATCAAATTACCGTTTCCAACTCCTTCTAA
- a CDS encoding YjcZ family sporulation protein, whose protein sequence is MSGVGTSAAAVLVLFILLVIITSAFVI, encoded by the coding sequence ATGTCAGGAGTAGGAACTTCCGCAGCTGCAGTTCTTGTACTTTTTATTCTTCTTGTTATCATCACTAGCGCATTCGTTATCTAA
- a CDS encoding glycosyltransferase has protein sequence MKPINHFTTLIQSHKLQEAEAALFQAIRQTPLDAQLWVMLGETLLLQQQAGAAKRVFDRAWLLDPQAKWVNPIFKRIQQMPPGDPRADIEDLLYVPKVTVTAAILSHNEAANIAKCIHALQGAVDEILLVDSSTDETRRIALQFPKVKVIPIVWSDNFGAARNQGLQHVQTDWVIWIDADEVLLQEDVHSIREVAGVFDHLNIIPALHIWHLNRVNGTIQHDFSQVRMFPAQRDLRYFGRIHEQIGTAQGIYQLDTYRRAVKIRLDHHGYEPAVLQSRGKLERNLRLLTLMVEEEPENPGHWLFHGRESLGLGLEEQALSSLLEAERLGRQTPLFGRMPEIYRLLIQIMMQRKNYSEAEAFCHKAIQHSPDFPDAHYLLAQVRMRQADELLKSAETSLKQSLTSLPNYRGSVSADYQIGEWKAATALGELAMRSGKLARARDIFSHHKDKPGAGKLITSKLTAIETERLKLNTTQQQPK, from the coding sequence ATGAAACCAATTAACCACTTCACCACCCTAATTCAATCCCACAAACTCCAAGAAGCCGAAGCCGCGCTCTTCCAAGCGATCCGCCAGACTCCGCTGGATGCGCAGCTCTGGGTCATGCTTGGCGAAACGCTGCTGCTCCAGCAGCAAGCTGGCGCAGCGAAGCGGGTCTTCGACCGCGCTTGGCTGCTAGACCCACAAGCGAAGTGGGTTAATCCCATCTTCAAGCGCATACAGCAGATGCCACCAGGAGATCCTCGAGCAGACATCGAGGATCTCCTGTATGTTCCCAAGGTGACCGTCACCGCGGCGATTCTGTCCCACAACGAAGCTGCGAACATCGCGAAGTGTATCCATGCGCTGCAAGGCGCAGTCGATGAAATCCTGCTCGTGGATTCATCGACGGACGAGACGCGCAGGATTGCCCTTCAATTCCCGAAGGTGAAGGTGATCCCCATCGTGTGGTCGGATAACTTCGGTGCCGCACGTAACCAAGGACTTCAGCATGTGCAAACGGACTGGGTCATTTGGATTGACGCGGACGAGGTTTTGCTTCAAGAGGATGTCCACTCGATTAGAGAGGTTGCAGGTGTGTTCGACCACTTGAACATCATCCCTGCTCTGCACATTTGGCATCTCAACCGAGTGAATGGGACGATTCAGCATGATTTTTCGCAAGTCCGCATGTTTCCAGCACAACGTGATCTGCGCTACTTCGGGCGCATCCATGAGCAGATCGGTACGGCGCAAGGGATTTACCAACTCGATACGTACCGGCGAGCGGTCAAAATCCGTTTGGACCATCACGGCTATGAGCCAGCAGTGCTCCAAAGCAGAGGCAAGCTGGAACGCAATCTGCGATTGCTAACTCTGATGGTGGAAGAGGAGCCTGAAAACCCAGGTCACTGGTTGTTCCACGGGCGCGAGTCGCTTGGACTCGGACTTGAGGAACAAGCACTCTCATCATTATTAGAGGCGGAACGTCTTGGACGACAAACACCGTTATTTGGTCGAATGCCTGAAATATACCGACTGCTTATTCAGATTATGATGCAGCGAAAAAATTACTCAGAAGCGGAAGCATTTTGTCATAAAGCAATTCAACATTCCCCTGATTTCCCAGACGCCCATTACTTGCTGGCCCAGGTACGAATGCGACAAGCGGATGAGCTGCTAAAATCAGCGGAAACGAGTTTGAAACAATCACTCACCTCCTTGCCCAATTACCGCGGCAGTGTTAGTGCCGATTACCAGATTGGTGAGTGGAAGGCAGCAACAGCGTTAGGCGAATTGGCGATGCGTTCGGGGAAGTTAGCGAGGGCGAGAGATATTTTCTCGCATCATAAGGATAAGCCAGGAGCTGGGAAGCTAATTACATCGAAGCTCACTGCCATTGAAACAGAGCGTCTGAAGCTCAACACAACGCAGCAGCAACCCAAATAG
- a CDS encoding Cof-type HAD-IIB family hydrolase — translation MNYRLVALDVDGTLLTDDHELTDQTIETIQQVYDQGCHIVLCTGRAPASTLPILEQLGLEGTMITHNGAVTVHADERGQSLVNEFSFTVAEIEPMLAYARREGIHFDVCTAFNMFIERIGEYEKMMYKKFLIQPKLVTSVSELSVPIVKFTLFGQPDVLDRVQKEWEEQKLYGHLRMIRSGDLFIDVMNPEANKGTALKALASSLNIESSQILAIGNYYNDLEMMNFAGLGIAVENSPDAVKEAADAVTSSNNNQGVHEALRQYCLT, via the coding sequence TTGAACTATCGCTTAGTCGCACTTGACGTTGACGGAACACTATTGACGGATGATCATGAATTAACGGATCAGACGATTGAAACCATTCAACAAGTGTATGATCAAGGGTGTCATATTGTGTTATGCACGGGAAGAGCGCCTGCAAGCACATTGCCGATTCTTGAACAGCTTGGTTTGGAAGGTACCATGATTACGCACAATGGTGCAGTGACGGTTCACGCGGATGAACGAGGTCAAAGCTTGGTGAATGAATTTTCTTTTACAGTTGCAGAAATTGAACCGATGTTGGCATACGCCCGCCGCGAGGGAATTCATTTCGATGTGTGCACCGCGTTTAATATGTTTATCGAACGAATCGGTGAGTATGAGAAAATGATGTACAAAAAGTTCCTCATTCAACCGAAATTAGTGACCTCGGTATCCGAGCTTAGTGTGCCTATTGTTAAATTTACGCTTTTTGGACAACCAGATGTATTAGATCGTGTTCAAAAAGAGTGGGAAGAGCAGAAGCTCTACGGCCATTTGCGTATGATTCGCAGCGGTGATTTGTTCATTGATGTCATGAATCCTGAGGCAAATAAAGGAACCGCCTTGAAGGCTTTGGCTTCTTCATTGAACATTGAATCCTCTCAAATTCTAGCGATCGGTAATTACTATAATGATCTAGAAATGATGAATTTCGCGGGTCTGGGGATCGCTGTGGAGAACTCGCCAGATGCCGTGAAAGAGGCCGCTGACGCCGTCACTTCTTCGAATAATAACCAAGGTGTGCATGAAGCGCTGCGCCAATATTGTTTAACTTAA